The sequence GAAGATCACTGGAAAATAATAAGTTTCTGACTTTCAATTAGGTCGCATAAATGTTCACCAAAGACTTTAGTAATCATTTCAAGTCTATCCGCCCACTGCCACACCCACCTCCAGTGACAGGAAATATATGCATGGCAATAGGCGGATCGTGAAATTAAGCGAGGAGCTAACTAGTTATGGACAAATCGccctaaaattaggtggcatgttttctgtgtatatgaaacttatttgtgttgaattttattttaatacgaaCATCTGTAAGAAATctatgctcgttaaaatgatttttggaagtgggccttatatgggagctatgactaattatggaccgatcgttataaaatttggtgacatgaattttgtatctatagaacttatttgtattgaattttaatggaatacccacatttttaagagatatatgctggttaaagtggttttcggaagtgggacttatatgggagctatgactaattaaggaccgatcgtcacaaaatttggtggtgcgatttcggcttatatagaacttatttgtggtgaatttggtttgaatatctatataactaagatttttatgagagcttaactattttcatatagggcaatcgtatgggggctaggagaaataatgaaccgagtCTAACCAAATGcaataggctttgtccctgGGACAAGAGAAATGCTTGTACtaaattttgttgtattatctttaaaattgcaacctgtagtttaattacaaggtttacattgacagAAGGACAggtggacggacggacatcgcttaatcgactcagaaagtgatcctgacaGATTGGTACAccataaggtgggtgttggggcaatatttttgctcgttataaacatcagcactaacccaatataccctccccactatggaggtttagggtataaatatccaattttttaagttatacgctatctggaaataaatttttataaacagcgGCAAATGGCGGCAGatggtttttccaaaaaattatagtaCACATTATTACCTTTCCccacacatatattttttcacgGATACGCTCGGATAAACAAAGTTCTATTCCAAAGAATATATGGACGAcagcaaaaatttcacaaaaaagacAAGACAAGttgacacaaaaaattatttactacatctaacttttttttgaaattttaaataacattttaatttagacacctttacaagtgttttccattttacaaaatttttataatcttaaaagtttttgtttgacgACTAAAATTCCTTTGTTGTTTCATTATGATTGAATGTCGGAAAATGTAGCAAAGCAAAACTTGGCAACTTTGGCAGCTCGCCATGTCGCCATGAGTTGCCacctgactttaattttttaatatttgagtgtttcaaagtgttaaatataaaattccgttattattatttttaaatggttgaCTTGAAAAAAGGACTTTTTGCCGCAAACCCTgtcattggccccatcgtgcAGCGTGTCGATCCGGGAACGCATACATGTTATTGTTATAACAGATCCACTGTTGTCGAAAGTTCTTTCATGAATGATAgacaaattattaattatttatttacgtTAGTGACATTGGGTAACGGGAGCTGGATAAACTGTTCCACCTCAGTCCGTCTTAACCAGAGGTCAATGAAATAATGTGCAGTATCTTAAGGGTTTGTCGAGTTAGGGCCGGAAACGATCAGTTTACGATAGCAATTAAGGATACTGAAACAACCGGCTCTCAACTATGCAAGAATGGATCGTGATTGCCTGTGGAGTTCCCTCTGACTATCCGGATCGCAGGGGTATTTCCATACAATTGATTTGAATGTTGCTACAATATCTGTATTCATGACCCAAGAGGTACCAGCGGCAGCTTTCAGAACCTTATTTATGTTCTTCATCTTCAGGTTGACGTAGGTGGCGTAAGAGGAAAAGATGTAGGAGACTGCCTTCCACTTACGAACTTCCTTGCTGCAAGAGGTGAAGAGGGGCactgttaattttattttcgataACATAGATTTGCGTTTCTGTCCGTAATGGTGGCCAGAAACAATATTTCCTCGACACTACCTTCAGATGGTTGACAATAGAGAAGAGAAATATCAGGGACCATTAAATACGGAATTTTGAGACACTACCTTCAGAAGGGTGATAATGCTAGATTGTCAGAAAATTGAGGCACACATACAACGTGAAACCTATGTAAATGCGACAGGTTGAATCAAGTACTCCATTTCACTAACATCTGGACTTTGGCTGGTTTCCACCGATCTCATTGAGTGGTGTGGTATTATCAAAACCGAATTATATAAATTCTACTTGAATACATGCGTCCAGCGAGAATAACTTGTTGGCTCttcaataaaacacaaaaatatttttaccttaACGTTTGAAACGACTCATGATAGAGCAGGAGTCATATGTTCAATCTTAACCTACagaattatgaattaattttagtttctaCATATTCATAATATATTTGTAATTCATCCACATTAAGGAAATTACtacatattaacaaatatatgtagtatattgctgattttaaactaaatatttactaTAATACTCTAGTGATTTTTATCTCTCAACTGATAACAATGTGAatgaaatgatttatttactttaattatttttatttaatatttttacaatggTAATATAAACATTACGACCagcaattttcatttaataagaatttaatttacCCACCTTATTTGTTGCTTTCAGATAGaaacgcaaacaaaaattttattttggacTTTTATCAAcagcaaaatgttttttttaactttcaaCCAAAAAGAATGACGTTGTGGCcacactttttaaataaaaacgaataattcttatCTGTAACAGCTATTCCGGAATTTAGTATGTATGACCAATGTTTTAAATACCCTACaggtaaagtaaaatttgttcaATTGATTTGTAACAGTCTGATAGGTGTGTTGccatttaaatattcatataatttttaagcAATAAAATCAAtcatatgcaatttttttattaccagAACCATAATATTTTGACACTTATTGGGTGGGTTGTCTAATAAAAAACACACCCTTCACACCtcgtgaaaaaaatgtttatttaattgatattttttaagacaTAAAACCAAAGCAGATGCGGCTCTTACGGTAGTATTTAAAAGGGGGATATATATTcgaaatttactatttataggtttaaatttcttttggggttttataaattttgaacatAACAAGGTTCTTGAGTGTAGGAAATTTTCGAATTTACAGTCTGAATTTTGGACTCAGatcaaattttttagataaaagaAGTGTagatgttttggaaaaaaattatgtaatgtATAGTTGAACTGTTTCGTACTCAGCCTACTTGAAtccacaacaaaaaattataatttatagactagacgatagtgtacTGGACTATCAATCCAAGGATTGAGGGTTCGATTCCTGcaagagactctgggtgtttctgcagacaagcaaaaagcttcgcagtttgtgtttgtttttttaaaaaaaaaatacagagcAGTCAAATGTGATGGAGAAAGCGGACTTGCCAATAATTCTAGCCGAAAATGAACTCGTTCTTTTTGCAAGGAAGATCCGATCTATCAATTTGAATAACGCCGATATCAATCTTAACGACAGACCCAAATATATGGGTAAGTAGAGCTTAAAACTGAATTCTTCGAAATAGCATTGAAATGAGTTGGGAAGACTCCGAAAATCATCACACTCAACACTCTATTGTTTGTCCGATTCTACTATGGGTTTATAATTTGGTAGCTTATTCTGGAGAAAAGAAGAGTTGTTGTACAAGGAAGTATAATAAATACTTAGCGGCAACCCAAATGTCTTCATATCAATCACGATATTAAATTGAGCTTCCAACTAAATATCATTGAATGGATGAAGAAGACAACACTCGGTCTTTAAACTGTAGAGTTCTCTACAGTAGGGTTTTAGTTTAGTGAATGTTCTGAAGAAAATTAAGGAAGTATTGGATAACTGACTTCCGATCCATCATTTTGAATTACACCGATATCAATCTTTGCGACAGATCCAACTATATATGTATCAATCAAGATATTAAGTTGAGATTCCAACTGAATGTGTAAAAAAGGCGACAAAAGGCCATTGGGAAAAGTTGGGAGAGACTCTTTACTTGTTCAACTCCCATATTGTTTGTAGTTCAAAATGATCTACCTGAAAATGCAACAAAAGTTACAGAGAATGATTCTGATAACACTATTCTTCCGCATTATATATACTCCAAAATTTACTGTCACTGAATTTGATAGGtttgtttatataatttcaCTGTAGGTTTATAGTTTGGTGGCAAATAACCTGACTATGATAACAGTACTCTTCGCAGGTTGCAACGAGCCATCCAAGCCATCTTTGTGTGACTTTAATTTTCTGGCCTGCTCTGGACAACTGAATTTAACAATAGGATATTTCTGAGAGTGCTGCAAAAGGTAATAGAAAATATGCTCGATATATAGTACCAGCACTCTTCGAACAACACCTTTAAATATGCTAAATAACTCTGAATCTTATTACTGCTGGATTTGTTAGGGAAGGAGGTggtaatgaaaatgttttacaTCGAAATGGAATGAACATACCAGCTGCCATTGATACTGAAGAATCCTACTTAGAGTTACTTACTGATGCTGTCCGTGAATTCTTAGTAAAATTGTCGtagatattttgttaattaagaaAGTTGTGTACTGGTTGGGTTTGAATGTTGTCTTCACAACTATCGTAATATTTATTACGACAGTCGAACTTGGAATCCTTGTTCTTGAGACCAAAACTGCCAGATCTTAATAAGATGACCGAGCTCATGCGACATACAGTAGAAGGCTTGAGCAGATGAGCTTCAGTACTTCATCTTAAGTACTACCTTGTGAATTCTTCCAGAATAGGAATTTGTATGGATATATCTACTCAAAACAAGACCTCCAAGTGAGTTCCATTTACAGAGAAATCTTCTTGAGAAGAATGTTTCTTTTTGGAGCAACGGATATGAAACGAGGATTACAACGCTACCACTGTTTCTCGTTGTTGAATAAACGAATTATCTTCATGGGAACAGCTGTCTTCAACGAAGAGTCTGAGATATTAATCATTCAATTAAAGCATATTATGAGTTTTATAACGATCTCGAATTATTTTTACGATTTGGGGATCTCATCGTCCCATTGTATCGCAATTTTGCTATATATCTAAGTGTATTAAAAGAGACTCTCACAAACACCATAAACTTACAAACTTAGACTCCTAAGTGGGTGCAATGCACAGCAAAATGTTATTGAGTAGAATAAGTGCAAAGATGGAAACGATCAAGAGAGCGTTGCCACTATCAACGGTTGCCGAATAAAGGAATGATCAACGATGTGTCTGAATTATTCCATattataagttttattaagatCTTGAATTGTTTTTATGATAAAGATTCTTCTTGAACCATGATCATTGCATAGCATTGGACCAATAAATCGATTTGAATAGACTCTCACAACCACCATACATATCGATTCTTCGTAGATCTTCACGTAGCTAGTCGCAAATTTTCTCATAATTGTTATGAAAAAAATCGAGATAAAATTgctgaaaattaattttcaactacATTCCAAAACATTTATAACTTATCGCTTGTAGATGTTAATGAAGATTTAAACAACACTCTAGTGAagtttttattggataaaatataataaatttggtAACCTATCTATCCATACATACCGATTCCTCGTAAATCTTTCTGAAGCTGGTCGCTAATTTCCCCTTAGTTGTTAGGGAATATATCGAGATATGAATGATTAattgaatactttttttattgtataactTAATGAAGATTTGAATTTCCAGATAtaagaacatttatttttaatgcatgCAATTTTGAGAAAGAGctttatcaaataaaaatcagtAGGTCAGGAGACAATCAACTGATTTGAAATCATCAAGAAGGGGTCAAAAGAGAAGTCAAATAACTATTATCCTTCTCCGTGGCCTATAAACATTGAGACAATCTACTGAAGACTGAGACAACCTACTGATTTTAAATCAGCAAGAAGGggttaaaaaataggtcaactAACTATAAGACTTCTATGTGGCCTATAAACATTGAGACAACCTACTGAACTTTTAGCCTTCTCCGTGGCCTATAAACATTATATCAAGCTTTTTGGTGAAGATTTTatcagaaaataagaaaattgataaaaaataagaTAATTGGGAAAACGCTTTATCAAATTAGAATTAAATCTGACCTGAGGTCAGGAAACATCTTACTGATTTCAATATTATATTTCGTATTCTAAACTATTACTTGTTGGTTATAGCTAAATAACCGATCATGTTCGGCTGTGAGTGCCGACTACTGTTTTAAAGTACTCGTAACtttcacttaaaataaaaaccaatttatttttaattatattatttataatcacaaaatttgtttaacaatgttttattaaatttttaaattaaattactaaaTAACTGTCATAATGAGtgcatttacaataaaaatgtgaaaaaaagatcaacaaaaaaaaaacaaacaaaaatgtttatgaataatttataattattcacaaaaaatactttaaacttCACAAAATCACTCAATCTTTGTCATTTCTCTCTCTGGCTCAAAACAACACTTAATGTTCGCCGCATTCGCGCAATTCACGATTGCCCAATGGCAAGGGAGGGCGGAAGTTGTTGATCACTTTGCCATTCATTTCATTGCAAGGACATTCTTCTTTGACATCATAGCAGTTCATATCACGCATGGCCTCCAATTGGTCGTGGGAAACCTCAATGGGTGTTTTGAATACCAACCAAATGACACACTCGGAGCAGGGAGGTGTGGTCAAGGAACCTTCATAAGTCCAGTAGGTGGTTGTGCTGGGCAAAAGTTTGCCAGGATCACAGCCTTGGGGCAAAGTGATGCGATCACCCTTGTGTTTGACAAACTGCAAAAGGCTAGTAATTTTGTTGAATTCCTGATGATGCATGCCGGGCTGGAAATTGTGTAAtaggaaacaaaattaaaaaagatttatttaagtttaaagataaaatttgtattacctTTAAGAAAACACCCAATACAGCCAAACCATCAGGAGCGGCAGCAGCTTCCTTGAAACTAGCATATTTAGTGGTATTCCAATGTACCAAATGCAATTCTCCAGCATATGCCTCACCATCAACGGTGTGCTCTGAACCCTTATAATCGCTGCAACCCCAATGACAATGGAATTGTTCCAATTTGTAGATATTCTCACCCAAGGGACCACCAGTCAACTCTGATTCGTTGCCATCAACATCTACACGCCAACAGTAACCGGGATTTACCAAACTCTTTGTGTGTTCTGGCACATAATTCCAT comes from Calliphora vicina chromosome 2, idCalVici1.1, whole genome shotgun sequence and encodes:
- the CAH1 gene encoding carbonic anhydrase 2; translation: MSSHHWGYTQENGPDKWFIEFPEATGTRQSPVDIDTNICKRGSDLKVAPLKWNYVPEHTKSLVNPGYCWRVDVDGNESELTGGPLGENIYKLEQFHCHWGCSDYKGSEHTVDGEAYAGELHLVHWNTTKYASFKEAAAAPDGLAVLGVFLKPGMHHQEFNKITSLLQFVKHKGDRITLPQGCDPGKLLPSTTTYWTYEGSLTTPPCSECVIWLVFKTPIEVSHDQLEAMRDMNCYDVKEECPCNEMNGKVINNFRPPLPLGNRELRECGEH